Proteins found in one Sphingomonas sp. SORGH_AS_0879 genomic segment:
- the carB gene encoding carbamoyl-phosphate synthase large subunit, producing the protein MPKRTDISSILVIGAGPIVIGQACEFDYSGTQAIKALKEEGYRIVLVNSNPATIMTDPELADATYVEPITPAVVAKIIEKERPDAVLPTMGGQTALNTALALFEDGTLEKFGVQMIGADAEAIDKAEDRQKFKAAMEKIGLESARSAIAHSEAEALEGLEKVGLPAIIRPSFTLGGTGGGVAYNREEFIAIVRAGLDASPTTEVLIEESLLGWKEYEMEVVRDRNDNSIIICSIENIDPMGVHTGDSITVAPALTLTDKEYQIMRNASLAVLREIGVETGGSNVQFAVNPKDGRLIVIEMNPRVSRSSALASKATGFPIAKVAAKLAVGYTLDEIENDITGATPASFEPTIDYVVTKIPRFAFEKFKGSEPVLSTAMKSVGEVMAIGRNIHESMQKALRGLETGLSGFNNVEHLAGAPRAEIEAALARATPDRLLVAAQALREGFTVAEVHAIAKYDPWFLERIAEIVAAENEVMENGLPQDAAGMRRLKAMGFSDKRLAYLALQSANLRGMDRGIARGSGLIHEVVKMMTGGVTEQEVREHRLKLGVRPVFKRIDTCAAEFDAKTPYMYSTYEAPTFGEPEDEAVPSDRKKIVILGGGPNRIGQGIEFDYCCCHACFALADAGYETIMVNCNPETVSTDYDTSDRLYFEPLTAEDVLAILDVEKSRGELVGVIVQFGGQTPLNLARALEAAGIPILGTSPDAIDLAEDREQFAALVDKLKLLQPKNGIARSREEALIVAERVGYPVLMRPSFVLGGRAMEIVDGPQQLEDYIQTAVQVSGDAPVLIDQYLRDAIEVDVDAICDGDQVVVAGVLQHIEEAGVHSGDSACSLPPYSLSAEIIAEIERQTEALARGLNVRGLMNIQFAVKDGLVYLIEVNPRASRTVPFVAKAIGTPIAKIAARVMAGEKLADLPPIDRHIDYYAVKEAVFPFARFPGVDPVLSPEMKSTGEVMGIDPDFTTAFAKSQLGAGTVLPTEGAVFISVKDGDKPHIVPAAKMLSEAGFAIVATGGTADYLDRAGVTVEKINKVAQGRPHIVDRIKDGGITLIFNTTEGWQSLKDSKPIRQAALGQKIPYFTTAPASIEAAKAIAAAGSRGLEVRPLQSYYSRSHN; encoded by the coding sequence ATGCCAAAACGCACCGACATCTCCTCCATCCTCGTCATCGGCGCGGGGCCCATCGTCATCGGCCAGGCGTGCGAGTTCGACTATTCGGGCACGCAGGCGATCAAGGCCCTGAAGGAGGAGGGCTATCGTATCGTCCTGGTCAATTCCAACCCGGCGACGATCATGACCGATCCCGAGTTGGCCGACGCGACCTATGTCGAGCCGATCACGCCCGCCGTCGTCGCCAAGATCATCGAGAAGGAACGCCCTGACGCGGTCCTGCCGACCATGGGCGGCCAGACCGCGCTGAACACCGCGCTGGCGCTGTTCGAGGACGGCACGCTGGAAAAGTTCGGCGTCCAGATGATCGGCGCCGATGCCGAGGCGATCGACAAGGCCGAGGATCGCCAGAAGTTCAAGGCTGCGATGGAGAAGATCGGGCTGGAATCCGCCCGCTCGGCCATCGCGCATAGCGAGGCGGAGGCGCTGGAGGGGCTGGAGAAGGTCGGCCTGCCCGCCATCATCCGTCCCAGCTTCACGCTGGGCGGCACCGGCGGCGGCGTCGCGTATAACCGCGAGGAGTTCATCGCGATCGTCCGCGCCGGGCTGGACGCCTCGCCGACGACCGAGGTGCTGATCGAGGAGTCGCTCCTCGGTTGGAAGGAATATGAGATGGAGGTCGTGCGCGATCGCAACGACAATTCCATCATCATATGCTCGATCGAGAATATCGATCCGATGGGCGTCCATACCGGTGACTCGATCACCGTCGCGCCCGCGCTGACCCTGACCGACAAGGAATATCAGATCATGCGCAACGCCAGCCTGGCGGTGCTGCGTGAGATCGGCGTGGAGACGGGCGGTTCGAACGTGCAGTTCGCGGTCAACCCGAAGGACGGCCGCCTGATCGTCATCGAGATGAACCCGCGCGTGTCGCGCTCGTCGGCGCTGGCGTCGAAGGCCACCGGCTTCCCGATCGCCAAGGTCGCCGCCAAGCTGGCGGTCGGCTATACGCTGGACGAGATCGAGAACGACATCACTGGCGCGACCCCGGCCTCGTTCGAACCGACGATCGACTATGTCGTCACCAAGATTCCGCGCTTCGCCTTCGAGAAGTTCAAGGGCTCGGAGCCCGTGCTGTCGACCGCGATGAAGTCGGTCGGCGAGGTGATGGCGATCGGCCGCAACATCCATGAATCGATGCAGAAGGCGCTGCGTGGCCTGGAGACGGGCCTGAGCGGCTTCAACAATGTCGAGCATCTGGCGGGCGCGCCGCGTGCCGAGATCGAGGCGGCCTTGGCCAGGGCGACCCCCGACCGGCTGCTGGTTGCGGCGCAGGCACTGCGCGAAGGCTTCACCGTCGCCGAGGTCCATGCGATCGCCAAGTACGACCCCTGGTTCCTGGAGCGGATCGCCGAGATCGTCGCGGCCGAGAATGAGGTCATGGAGAACGGCCTGCCGCAGGACGCGGCCGGCATGCGCCGTTTGAAGGCGATGGGCTTCTCCGACAAGCGGCTCGCTTATCTGGCACTCCAGTCGGCGAATCTGCGCGGCATGGATCGCGGCATCGCGCGCGGATCGGGTCTGATCCACGAAGTCGTCAAGATGATGACCGGTGGCGTCACCGAGCAGGAGGTGCGCGAGCATCGCCTGAAGCTGGGCGTGCGTCCGGTCTTCAAGCGGATCGACACCTGCGCCGCCGAATTCGACGCCAAGACGCCCTATATGTACTCGACCTATGAAGCCCCGACCTTCGGCGAGCCGGAAGACGAGGCGGTGCCCAGCGATCGGAAGAAGATCGTCATTCTGGGCGGCGGTCCGAACCGGATCGGGCAGGGGATCGAGTTCGACTATTGCTGCTGCCACGCCTGCTTCGCGCTGGCGGATGCGGGCTATGAGACGATCATGGTCAACTGCAACCCGGAAACGGTCAGCACCGACTATGACACCTCGGACCGGCTGTATTTCGAGCCGCTGACCGCCGAGGACGTTCTCGCCATTCTCGATGTCGAGAAGTCGCGAGGAGAGCTGGTCGGCGTGATCGTGCAATTCGGCGGCCAGACCCCGCTGAACCTCGCCCGCGCGCTGGAAGCGGCTGGCATCCCGATCTTGGGCACCAGCCCCGACGCGATCGATCTGGCCGAGGACCGCGAGCAGTTCGCCGCTCTGGTCGACAAGCTCAAGCTGCTCCAGCCCAAGAACGGCATCGCGCGCAGCCGCGAGGAAGCGCTGATCGTCGCCGAGCGGGTCGGCTATCCGGTGCTGATGCGCCCCAGCTTCGTGCTGGGCGGCCGCGCCATGGAGATCGTCGACGGGCCGCAGCAGCTTGAGGATTATATCCAGACGGCGGTGCAGGTGTCGGGCGACGCGCCCGTCCTGATCGATCAGTATCTGCGCGACGCGATCGAGGTGGACGTGGACGCGATCTGCGACGGCGATCAGGTCGTCGTGGCGGGCGTGCTCCAGCATATCGAGGAAGCGGGCGTCCATTCGGGCGACTCGGCCTGCTCGCTGCCGCCCTATAGCCTGTCGGCGGAGATCATCGCCGAGATCGAGCGCCAGACCGAGGCGCTGGCACGCGGCCTGAACGTGCGTGGCCTGATGAACATCCAGTTCGCGGTGAAGGACGGTCTGGTCTATCTGATTGAGGTCAATCCGCGCGCCAGCCGCACCGTGCCCTTCGTCGCCAAGGCGATCGGCACCCCCATCGCCAAGATCGCCGCGCGTGTCATGGCGGGCGAGAAGCTGGCCGACCTGCCGCCGATCGACCGCCACATCGATTATTATGCGGTCAAGGAAGCGGTCTTCCCCTTTGCGCGCTTCCCCGGCGTCGATCCGGTCCTGTCGCCGGAAATGAAGTCGACCGGTGAGGTCATGGGCATCGACCCCGACTTCACCACCGCCTTCGCCAAGTCGCAGCTTGGCGCGGGCACCGTCCTGCCGACCGAGGGCGCGGTGTTCATCAGCGTCAAGGACGGCGACAAGCCGCATATCGTCCCCGCCGCCAAGATGCTGTCGGAGGCGGGCTTCGCGATCGTCGCGACCGGCGGCACCGCCGATTATCTCGACCGGGCCGGTGTCACGGTCGAGAAGATCAACAAGGTCGCACAGGGACGGCCCCATATCGTCGACCGGATCAAGGATGGCGGCATCACCCTGATCTTCAACACGACCGAGGGGTGGCAGAGCCTGAAGGACTCGAAACCGATCCGTCAGGCGGCGCTGGGGCAGAAGATTCCCTATTTCACCACGGCGCCCGCCAGCATCGAAGCGGCGAAGGCGATTGCGGCGGCGGGCAGCCGTGGTCTTGAAGTACGGCCCCTGCAATCCTACTATTCGCGTTCGCACAACTGA
- a CDS encoding rhomboid family intramembrane serine protease produces the protein MNWTAARATTAIAAVTAIVSLILIAGGMVPDAAVAAGFIPLRFEGAALPPDFGFAVPTLLTPLTATLVHGGLAHIAFNLVMLVYCGAQAERAIGARGIAVLYVVGAYAAAIAQYFPDPASPMPMIGASGAISAIVGAYALLFGRRRATRGVAGLSAETTHVLWLAAGWIGIQLLLGYAGMGMGAIAVAAHIGGFIAGLVFAKPLLLWRYRNA, from the coding sequence ATGAACTGGACAGCGGCACGAGCGACGACGGCCATCGCGGCCGTCACGGCGATCGTGTCGCTGATCCTGATCGCGGGCGGCATGGTGCCCGATGCGGCAGTCGCGGCGGGGTTCATCCCGCTCCGGTTCGAGGGGGCGGCCTTGCCCCCCGATTTCGGTTTCGCGGTGCCGACCCTGTTGACCCCGTTGACCGCGACCCTGGTCCATGGCGGGCTGGCGCATATCGCGTTCAACCTGGTCATGCTGGTCTATTGCGGCGCGCAGGCCGAGCGGGCCATCGGCGCGCGGGGCATTGCGGTGCTGTATGTCGTCGGGGCCTATGCGGCGGCGATCGCGCAATATTTCCCCGACCCCGCCTCGCCCATGCCGATGATCGGCGCGAGTGGGGCGATCTCGGCGATCGTCGGGGCCTATGCGCTGCTTTTCGGGCGGCGGCGTGCGACCAGGGGCGTGGCGGGACTGTCCGCCGAGACGACGCATGTGCTGTGGTTGGCGGCGGGGTGGATCGGTATCCAGTTGCTGCTCGGCTATGCCGGGATGGGCATGGGCGCGATCGCGGTCGCCGCGCATATCGGCGGATTCATCGCCGGGCTGGTGTTCGCCAAGCCGTTGCTGTTGTGGCGCTATCGTAACGCATAA
- the greA gene encoding transcription elongation factor GreA, with protein sequence MATVEKMPMLQEGYDKLTQDLRRLKEERPLIVDAIEEARAHGDLSENAEYHAAKERQGQVEASIADIEDKLSRAQIIDPKDLSGDKIVFGATVTLLDEDDKPVKYQIVGQTEADAKTGRISYNSPLGRALIGRKLDEEVEVTVPSGDRYYVVNKIEFI encoded by the coding sequence ATGGCGACCGTCGAAAAGATGCCGATGCTCCAGGAGGGCTATGACAAGCTCACCCAGGACCTGCGGCGTCTGAAAGAGGAACGGCCGCTGATCGTCGACGCGATCGAGGAAGCGCGGGCGCACGGCGATCTCTCGGAAAACGCCGAATATCATGCGGCGAAGGAGCGGCAGGGTCAGGTCGAGGCGTCGATCGCCGATATCGAGGACAAGCTGAGCCGCGCGCAGATCATCGATCCGAAGGATCTGTCGGGTGACAAGATCGTGTTCGGCGCGACCGTCACGCTGCTCGATGAGGACGACAAGCCGGTCAAATATCAGATCGTCGGCCAGACCGAGGCGGACGCCAAGACCGGGCGGATCAGCTACAACTCGCCGCTGGGCCGGGCGTTGATCGGGCGCAAGCTGGACGAAGAGGTCGAGGTGACGGTGCCGTCGGGCGACCGTTATTACGTCGTCAACAAGATCGAGTTCATCTGA
- a CDS encoding DUF4170 domain-containing protein, with protein MSKLHLVFGGRVSDPQTLDFVDPAALEVVGIFPDYASAEKAWRAAAQRTVDDAEMRFVVVHLHRLLEPSLG; from the coding sequence ATGAGCAAGCTGCACCTCGTGTTCGGTGGCCGCGTCAGCGATCCGCAGACCCTCGATTTCGTCGATCCCGCCGCGCTGGAAGTGGTCGGCATCTTCCCCGACTATGCCAGCGCCGAAAAGGCCTGGCGCGCCGCCGCGCAGCGGACGGTGGACGATGCCGAGATGCGGTTCGTCGTGGTCCACCTGCACCGGCTGCTCGAGCCTTCGCTGGGTTGA
- a CDS encoding NAD(P)/FAD-dependent oxidoreductase: MSDSPTTTPYDIVIIGTGHAGAQAAIALRQEGFDGTIAMIGEEAYPPYERPPLSKEYLAGEKAFERILIRPERFWEERAVTLRLAERIVAVDAEARCLTTQAGALVEYGTLIWAAGGHARRLSCDGHDLSGVHSVRNRADVDRLIAELPDVREVVVVGGGYIGLEAAAVLTKFGKAVTIVEAQDRVLARVAGEALSRFYEAEHRAHGVTIRLNESVACLEGERAISGVRLADGSVLPAQMAIVGIGIIPSVEPLIAAGAEGDNGVTVDAQGRTSLPHVFAIGDCAAHANAFADGAVIRLESVQNAHDQATVAARTIMGKEVANHAVPWFWSNQYDLKLQTVGLSAGHDRAILRGDPAGRSFSVVYLRGDRVIALDCVNAMRDFVQGKALVADGAVVPDEALADPERPLKTLWPLG; this comes from the coding sequence ATGAGCGACAGTCCCACCACGACCCCTTACGACATCGTCATCATCGGCACCGGCCATGCGGGCGCGCAGGCCGCGATCGCGTTGCGCCAGGAAGGGTTCGACGGCACGATCGCGATGATCGGCGAGGAAGCCTATCCGCCCTATGAGCGCCCGCCGCTGTCCAAGGAATATCTGGCCGGGGAGAAGGCGTTCGAGCGCATCCTGATCCGCCCCGAACGCTTTTGGGAAGAGCGGGCCGTCACCCTTCGCCTGGCCGAGCGGATCGTCGCGGTCGATGCGGAGGCACGCTGTCTGACGACCCAGGCGGGGGCGTTGGTCGAATATGGCACGCTGATCTGGGCGGCGGGCGGCCATGCGCGGCGACTATCGTGCGACGGGCATGACCTGTCGGGCGTGCACAGCGTCCGCAATCGCGCCGATGTCGACCGGCTGATCGCGGAACTGCCCGATGTTCGCGAGGTGGTGGTGGTCGGCGGCGGCTATATCGGGCTGGAGGCGGCCGCTGTCCTGACCAAATTCGGCAAGGCGGTGACCATCGTCGAGGCACAGGACCGCGTGCTGGCGCGCGTCGCGGGCGAGGCGCTGTCCCGTTTCTATGAGGCCGAACACCGCGCCCACGGCGTGACGATCCGTTTGAACGAGAGTGTCGCCTGCCTCGAAGGGGAGAGAGCGATCTCCGGCGTGCGCCTGGCCGATGGCTCGGTGCTCCCCGCTCAGATGGCGATCGTCGGCATCGGCATCATCCCCTCGGTCGAGCCGCTGATCGCGGCGGGTGCGGAGGGCGACAATGGCGTGACGGTGGATGCGCAGGGGCGGACCAGCCTGCCGCATGTCTTCGCGATCGGCGATTGCGCCGCCCATGCCAACGCCTTCGCCGATGGCGCGGTGATCCGGCTGGAGTCAGTGCAGAATGCGCATGACCAGGCAACGGTCGCCGCTCGCACGATCATGGGCAAGGAGGTCGCCAATCACGCGGTGCCCTGGTTCTGGTCCAATCAATATGATTTGAAGTTGCAGACGGTCGGCCTGTCCGCCGGGCATGACCGTGCGATCCTGCGCGGCGATCCGGCGGGCCGCAGCTTTTCCGTCGTCTATCTGCGGGGCGACCGGGTGATCGCGCTCGACTGCGTCAACGCCATGCGCGACTTCGTGCAGGGCAAGGCGCTGGTCGCCGACGGCGCCGTGGTGCCGGACGAGGCTTTGGCGGACCCGGAACGACCGCTCAAGACGCTCTGGCCGCTCGGCTGA
- the carA gene encoding glutamine-hydrolyzing carbamoyl-phosphate synthase small subunit, producing MADAKPFAMPEKPEGATGVLVLANGDVLWGRGFGVEGDAVGEVCFHTAMTGYQEIMTDPSFAGQIITFTFPHIGNVGANPDDIEADAPHALGMIVREDPTAPSNFRAMENLAGWMARHNRIGLAGIDTRALTRRIRAGGAPNGVIAHSASGEFDIAALLDKARAWPGLEGMDLAKDVSTELHYGWGETREGGLWRLGFGYAGAEGEDRPHVVAIDYGSKHNIFRNLVQAGAKVSVVPATASYEDVMALNPDGIFLSNGPGDPAATGEYTVPVIRQLLDTGKPLFGICLGHQLLGLAVGAKTTKMHQGHRGANHPVKRLSDGLVEITSMNHGFAVERETLPANARETHVSLFDGSNAGLELTDRPAFSVQYHPEASPGPQDSFYLFERFVGSLRPDAA from the coding sequence ATGGCCGACGCCAAGCCATTCGCCATGCCCGAAAAGCCTGAAGGCGCCACGGGTGTTCTCGTTCTGGCGAACGGAGACGTGTTGTGGGGGCGCGGTTTCGGCGTCGAGGGTGATGCCGTCGGAGAGGTGTGCTTCCACACCGCGATGACCGGCTATCAGGAGATCATGACCGACCCGTCCTTCGCGGGCCAGATCATTACCTTCACCTTCCCGCATATCGGCAACGTCGGCGCCAACCCCGACGATATCGAGGCGGACGCGCCGCACGCGCTGGGCATGATCGTCCGCGAGGATCCGACCGCCCCGTCCAATTTCCGCGCGATGGAGAATCTCGCCGGGTGGATGGCGCGGCATAACCGCATCGGCCTCGCGGGCATCGACACCCGCGCGCTGACCCGCCGCATCCGGGCAGGCGGCGCGCCCAACGGCGTGATCGCGCATTCGGCTTCGGGCGAGTTCGACATCGCCGCACTGCTGGACAAGGCGCGTGCCTGGCCGGGGCTGGAGGGCATGGATCTCGCCAAGGACGTGTCGACCGAGCTGCATTATGGCTGGGGAGAGACGCGCGAGGGCGGCCTGTGGCGGCTGGGCTTCGGCTATGCCGGTGCCGAGGGCGAGGATCGCCCGCACGTCGTCGCGATCGATTATGGCAGCAAGCACAACATCTTCCGCAACCTGGTTCAGGCCGGTGCGAAGGTGTCGGTGGTCCCCGCCACCGCCTCCTATGAGGATGTCATGGCGCTGAACCCGGACGGCATCTTCCTGTCCAACGGCCCCGGCGATCCGGCGGCGACGGGCGAATACACCGTGCCGGTGATCCGCCAGCTGCTCGACACGGGCAAGCCGCTGTTCGGCATTTGCCTGGGCCACCAGCTTCTGGGTCTGGCGGTCGGCGCCAAGACGACCAAGATGCACCAGGGCCATCGCGGCGCGAACCACCCGGTCAAGCGCCTGTCCGACGGTCTGGTCGAGATCACCAGCATGAACCACGGCTTCGCGGTCGAGCGCGAGACGCTGCCTGCGAACGCGCGCGAGACACATGTGTCGTTGTTCGACGGGTCGAATGCGGGTCTGGAACTGACCGACCGCCCGGCCTTCTCGGTCCAGTACCACCCCGAAGCCTCGCCGGGGCCGCAGGACAGCTTCTATCTGTTCGAGCGGTTCGTGGGGTCGCTTCGACCGGACGCCGCCTGA
- a CDS encoding alpha-galactosidase — protein MRWRNVVRAGMGMAAVAVTGAAPVSAKVTAPAGARIFRLDGGGVTYAMGVDEKGYLQPLYWGSALADGDPLVSGDPVKTGDPIVLKAPGELSGFDPAGSVTLQEYPGQGEGLVSEPGVKALFADGNRDLVLKYRSHKASGETLTVELADIRRPLFVTLTYTIDPETGIVARSAKVRNGDAKAVRVDQLAAAVLSLPVGDDYRLHYLTGRHAAEWTQKTVPVEAAATVLESRRGSTGHGNNPWFAIGREGLTSETNGPVWYGALAWSGSFRISVASDNLGRVRIAGGYNPYDFSWTLKPGETLDTPIFYAGYSGEGLGGASRTFHRFEVSHILPHGDKARVRPVLYNSWEATAFDVTEAGQMALADKAAKIGVERFVVDDGWFGARNSDKAGLGDWTVNPAKFPNGLKPLIDRVKGLGMDFGLWVEPEMVNVDSDLYRAHPDWVLNFPDRPRTEGRNQLVLNLARTDVRDHLLAVLDKLVSENDIAFLKWDYNRNWTEAGWPEQPVADQQRVYVDYVRNLYHILSELRRRHPGLEIEACSGGGGRVDLGIIGLTDEVWPSDNTDPADRLTIQDGFTRAYPVAVMMAWVTDSPNWANTRVTSLDYRFLSSMQGGLGIGANLDKWTDTDFATARKWVAAYKTIRETVQRGALYRLESPTGDNATAATMYVGRDKRQGVLFQMLHSSMWRDNPAAIHAQGLDPARVYSVKMLDGAARPAGVPDRASGAYWMNRGLRAPLKGDFVGTAFVFEAVN, from the coding sequence ATGCGCTGGCGGAACGTCGTTCGGGCGGGAATGGGCATGGCGGCGGTCGCCGTTACGGGGGCCGCGCCGGTCTCGGCCAAGGTCACGGCTCCTGCGGGGGCCAGGATCTTCCGGCTCGACGGCGGCGGCGTCACCTATGCCATGGGGGTGGATGAGAAGGGCTATCTCCAGCCGCTCTATTGGGGTTCGGCGCTGGCGGACGGCGATCCGCTGGTTTCCGGCGATCCGGTCAAGACGGGCGACCCCATCGTCCTGAAGGCGCCGGGCGAATTGTCGGGCTTCGATCCCGCCGGATCGGTGACGCTTCAGGAATATCCGGGGCAGGGCGAGGGGCTGGTCAGCGAACCGGGCGTCAAGGCGCTGTTCGCCGATGGCAATCGTGACCTTGTCCTGAAATATCGCAGCCACAAGGCCAGCGGCGAGACGTTGACCGTCGAACTCGCCGATATTCGGCGACCGTTGTTCGTCACCCTGACCTATACCATCGATCCGGAGACCGGCATCGTCGCGCGCTCCGCCAAGGTGCGCAATGGCGATGCCAAGGCAGTGCGGGTCGATCAGTTGGCGGCGGCGGTCCTTTCGCTGCCGGTGGGGGACGATTACCGGCTTCATTATCTGACCGGCCGCCACGCCGCCGAATGGACGCAGAAGACCGTGCCGGTCGAGGCCGCCGCGACCGTACTGGAAAGCCGTCGCGGATCGACCGGCCATGGCAACAATCCCTGGTTCGCGATCGGTCGCGAAGGGCTGACCAGCGAGACGAACGGCCCGGTCTGGTATGGCGCGCTCGCCTGGTCGGGATCGTTCCGGATCAGCGTGGCATCGGACAATCTGGGCCGGGTTCGGATCGCCGGAGGATATAACCCCTATGACTTCTCCTGGACGTTGAAGCCGGGCGAGACGCTGGACACGCCGATCTTCTATGCGGGCTATTCTGGCGAGGGGCTGGGCGGCGCGTCGCGGACCTTCCACCGGTTCGAGGTTTCCCATATCCTGCCGCACGGCGATAAGGCGCGAGTACGCCCGGTCCTGTACAATAGCTGGGAGGCGACCGCCTTCGACGTGACCGAGGCGGGGCAGATGGCGCTGGCCGACAAGGCCGCGAAGATCGGCGTCGAGCGCTTCGTGGTCGATGACGGCTGGTTCGGCGCGCGCAACAGCGACAAGGCGGGCCTGGGCGACTGGACGGTCAACCCGGCCAAGTTTCCCAATGGCCTGAAACCCCTGATCGACCGGGTGAAGGGCTTGGGCATGGACTTCGGCCTGTGGGTCGAGCCCGAGATGGTCAATGTCGACAGCGACCTGTACCGCGCGCATCCCGACTGGGTGCTGAACTTCCCCGACCGGCCCCGGACCGAGGGGCGCAACCAGTTGGTCCTGAACCTCGCGCGCACCGATGTTCGCGATCACCTGCTCGCCGTGCTCGACAAGCTGGTCAGCGAGAACGACATCGCGTTCCTGAAGTGGGACTATAACCGCAACTGGACCGAGGCGGGCTGGCCCGAGCAGCCGGTCGCCGACCAGCAGCGTGTCTATGTCGATTATGTCCGTAACCTCTATCATATCCTGTCCGAATTGCGGCGGCGTCATCCCGGGCTGGAGATCGAGGCGTGTTCGGGTGGGGGTGGTCGTGTCGATCTGGGCATCATCGGGCTGACCGATGAGGTCTGGCCGTCGGACAATACCGACCCCGCCGACCGGTTGACCATCCAGGACGGCTTCACCCGCGCCTATCCCGTTGCGGTGATGATGGCCTGGGTGACCGACAGCCCCAATTGGGCGAACACCCGCGTCACCAGCCTGGACTATCGCTTCCTGTCCTCGATGCAGGGCGGGCTGGGCATCGGCGCGAACCTGGACAAGTGGACCGACACCGACTTTGCCACCGCGCGCAAATGGGTGGCGGCCTACAAGACGATCCGCGAGACGGTGCAGCGCGGTGCGCTCTATCGGCTGGAATCGCCGACCGGCGACAACGCGACCGCGGCGACCATGTATGTCGGTCGCGACAAGCGGCAGGGCGTGCTGTTCCAGATGCTGCATTCGTCGATGTGGCGCGACAATCCCGCCGCCATCCATGCGCAAGGGCTGGACCCGGCGCGGGTCTACAGCGTGAAGATGCTCGACGGCGCGGCCCGGCCCGCAGGCGTGCCGGACCGGGCGTCGGGGGCCTATTGGATGAACCGAGGGCTGCGCGCGCCGCTGAAGGGCGATTTCGTTGGGACGGCTTTCGTGTTCGAGGCGGTAAACTGA